One region of Cyanobacteriota bacterium genomic DNA includes:
- a CDS encoding DUF4439 domain-containing protein: IRATFKALGVNLEIVPAAFVSGDNRRAWVLKV, encoded by the coding sequence ATTCGCGCTACCTTCAAGGCATTGGGTGTCAATCTAGAGATTGTTCCGGCTGCCTTTGTCAGTGGTGATAATCGCCGTGCTTGGGTGTTAAAGGTATAG